In a genomic window of Streptomyces sp. BHT-5-2:
- a CDS encoding DNA translocase FtsK, which yields MASRTSGKGTQRTAGPSKPRAGQSGGAAKKAAAKKAPAKRPPAKKSAAARQAPARKAPAKKAAARPAPSPTGGVYRVARACWLGAAHGIGAVFRGFGRGAKNLDPAHRKDGLALLLLGLALIVAAGTWSNLSGPVGNLVELLVTGAFGRLDLVVPILLGGIAIRLIRHPERPEANGRIVIGLSALVVGVLGQVAMACGSPGRDDGLGAIQDAGGYVGWAASKPLIFTVGETLAVALLVLLTLFGLLVVTATPVNAIPQRLRALGVRLGLLEGAEEPAEGYDGYDEAEYAAEWREQPARRTRRAPAADDEADALEEAALARRRPPRRGSERPADRPMDAVDVAAAAAAALDGAVLHGVQPSPLVAELSGGIGERRERGTDTGEQSGGVPPARGAEPPTAGSGAERPSKVPDLTKSSVPDLTKAAPEPSGELPPRAEQLQLAGDITYGLPSLDLLTRGGPGKARSAANDAIVDSLSNVFTEFKVDAAVTGFTRGPTVTRYEVELGPAVKVEKITALAKNIAYAVASPDVRIISPIPGKSAVGIEIPNTDREMVNVGDVLRLADAAEDDHPMLVALGKDVEGGYVMANIAKMPHVLVAGATGSGKSSCINCLITSIMMRATPEDVRMVLIDPKRVELTAYEGIPHLITPIITNPKRAAEALQWVVREMDLRYDDLAAFGYRHIDDFNEAVRTGKLKTPEGSERELAPYPYLLVIVDELADLMMVAPRDVEDAIVRITQLARAAGIHLVLATQRPSVDVVTGLIKANVPSRLAFATSSLADSRVILDQPGAEKLIGKGDGLFLPMGANKPVRMQGAFVTEEEVAVVVQHCKDQMAPVFRDDVTVGSKQKKEIDEDIGDDLDLLCQAAELVVSTQFGSTSMLQRKLRVGFAKAGRLMDLMESRNVVGPSEGSKARDVLVKPDELDGVLALIRGEANQ from the coding sequence ATGGCCTCACGTACGTCCGGCAAGGGAACCCAGCGCACGGCGGGCCCCTCGAAGCCGCGCGCCGGACAGTCCGGGGGCGCCGCGAAGAAGGCCGCCGCCAAGAAGGCGCCCGCGAAGCGGCCGCCGGCCAAGAAGAGCGCTGCCGCCAGGCAGGCACCGGCGCGGAAAGCGCCCGCCAAGAAGGCCGCGGCCAGGCCGGCGCCGTCGCCGACCGGTGGCGTCTACCGCGTGGCGCGGGCCTGCTGGCTCGGTGCCGCGCACGGCATCGGGGCGGTGTTCCGCGGCTTCGGGCGCGGGGCCAAGAACCTCGATCCGGCGCACCGCAAGGACGGGCTGGCGCTGCTGCTGCTCGGCCTGGCCCTGATCGTCGCGGCCGGCACCTGGTCCAATCTCTCGGGCCCGGTCGGCAATCTCGTCGAGCTGCTGGTCACCGGCGCGTTCGGCCGGCTCGACCTGGTCGTCCCGATCCTGCTCGGCGGCATCGCGATCCGGCTGATCCGCCACCCGGAGCGGCCGGAGGCCAACGGCCGGATCGTCATCGGGCTCTCGGCGCTGGTGGTCGGCGTGCTCGGACAGGTGGCGATGGCCTGCGGGTCCCCGGGGCGGGACGACGGGCTCGGCGCCATACAGGACGCCGGTGGCTATGTCGGCTGGGCGGCGTCCAAACCGCTGATCTTCACCGTCGGGGAGACCCTGGCGGTGGCGCTGCTGGTGCTGCTGACCCTCTTCGGGCTGCTGGTGGTGACCGCGACGCCGGTGAACGCCATCCCGCAGCGGCTGCGGGCCCTCGGCGTGCGGCTCGGCCTGCTGGAGGGCGCGGAGGAGCCGGCAGAGGGGTACGACGGGTACGACGAGGCGGAGTACGCCGCGGAGTGGCGCGAGCAGCCGGCCCGCCGGACGCGTCGCGCCCCGGCGGCGGACGACGAGGCGGACGCGCTGGAGGAGGCCGCGCTCGCCAGGCGGCGGCCGCCGCGGCGGGGCTCGGAGCGGCCCGCCGACCGCCCGATGGACGCTGTGGACGTGGCCGCCGCGGCCGCCGCGGCGCTGGACGGCGCGGTGCTGCACGGCGTCCAGCCCTCGCCGCTGGTCGCCGAGCTCAGCGGCGGCATCGGGGAGCGCCGGGAGCGCGGCACGGACACCGGTGAGCAGAGCGGCGGGGTGCCGCCGGCCCGGGGCGCGGAGCCGCCCACGGCGGGCAGCGGCGCCGAGCGCCCCTCGAAGGTGCCCGACCTCACCAAGTCGTCGGTGCCGGACCTCACCAAGGCCGCGCCGGAGCCGTCCGGTGAGCTGCCGCCGCGCGCCGAGCAGCTCCAGCTCGCCGGCGACATCACCTATGGGCTGCCCTCGCTCGACCTGCTCACCCGGGGCGGGCCGGGCAAGGCGCGCAGCGCCGCCAACGACGCCATAGTGGACTCGCTGTCGAACGTCTTCACCGAGTTCAAGGTCGATGCCGCGGTCACCGGCTTCACCCGCGGCCCGACGGTCACCCGCTACGAGGTCGAGCTCGGCCCCGCGGTGAAGGTCGAGAAGATCACGGCACTGGCCAAGAACATCGCCTACGCGGTGGCCTCCCCGGACGTGCGGATCATCTCGCCGATCCCCGGCAAGTCCGCGGTCGGCATCGAGATCCCGAACACCGACCGCGAGATGGTCAACGTCGGGGACGTGCTGCGCCTCGCGGACGCCGCCGAGGACGACCATCCGATGCTGGTCGCGCTCGGCAAGGACGTCGAGGGCGGCTATGTGATGGCGAACATCGCGAAGATGCCGCACGTCCTGGTCGCCGGCGCGACCGGCTCGGGCAAGTCGTCGTGCATCAACTGCCTGATCACCTCGATCATGATGCGCGCCACCCCCGAGGACGTCCGGATGGTGCTGATCGACCCCAAGCGCGTCGAGCTGACGGCCTACGAGGGCATTCCGCACCTGATCACGCCGATCATCACCAACCCCAAGCGGGCCGCCGAGGCGCTGCAGTGGGTGGTGCGCGAGATGGACCTGCGCTACGACGACCTCGCGGCGTTCGGCTACCGCCACATCGACGACTTCAACGAGGCGGTCCGCACCGGCAAGCTCAAGACGCCCGAGGGCAGCGAGCGGGAGCTGGCCCCGTACCCGTATCTGCTGGTGATCGTCGACGAGCTGGCGGACCTGATGATGGTGGCGCCGCGGGACGTCGAGGACGCCATCGTCCGCATCACGCAGCTGGCCCGTGCGGCCGGTATCCACCTGGTGCTGGCGACCCAGCGGCCGTCGGTCGACGTCGTCACCGGCCTGATCAAGGCCAATGTGCCGTCCCGGCTGGCGTTCGCGACCTCCTCGCTGGCCGACAGCCGGGTCATCCTCGACCAGCCGGGCGCCGAGAAGCTGATCGGCAAGGGCGACGGGCTGTTCCTGCCGATGGGCGCGAACAAGCCGGTCCGGATGCAGGGCGCGTTCGTCACCGAGGAGGAGGTGGCCGTCGTCGTCCAGCACTGCAAGGACCAGATGGCGCCCGTCTTCCGGGACGACGTCACCGTCGGCTCCAAGCAGAAGAAGGAGATCGACGAGGACATCGGCGACGACCTCGACCTGCTGTGCCAGGCCGCGGAGCTGGTGGTCTCCACCCAGTTCGGTTCGACGTCGATGCTGCAGCGCAAGCTGCGGGTGGGGTTCGCCAAGGCGGGCCGGCTGATGGACCTGATGGAGTCGCGGAACGTCGTCGGGCCGAGCGAGGGCTCCAAGGCGCGGGACGTGTTGGTCAAGCCCGATGAACTGGACGGAGTGCTGGCGCTGATCCGGGGGGAGGCTAACCAGTAG